The Daucus carota subsp. sativus chromosome 7, DH1 v3.0, whole genome shotgun sequence genome window below encodes:
- the LOC108194334 gene encoding nucleoside diphosphate kinase 1, with protein MEQTYIMIKPDGVQRGLVGEIIGRFERRGFILKGMKLLTVDKSLAEKHYADLSTKPFFQKLVNYIVSGPVVAMVWEGKNVVTTGRKLIGATNPCESAPGTIRGDFAIDMGRNVIHGSDAVESAKKEIALWFPEGIAEWQSCIRSWVYE; from the exons atGGAACAAACGTATATCATGATCAAGCCTGATGGTGTTCAGAGAGGCCTG GTTGGCGAAATCATCGGCAGATTTGAGAGGAGGGGTTTCATTTTGAAAG GTATGAAGCTCCTTACCGTGGATAAATCTTTAGCTGAGAAGCACTACGCGGATCTCTCTACAAAACCCTTCTTCCAGAAATTGGTCAACTACATTGTGTCTGGTCCTGTTGTTGCCATGGTTTGGGAGGGCAAGAATGTAGTCACAACAGGTCGAAAGCTTATTGGTGCAACAAATCCTTGCGAGTCTGCTCCTGGCACTATCCGTGGTGATTTTGCCATTGACATGGGCAG GAACGTCATTCATGGCAGTGATGCTGTTGAGAGTGCAAAGAAAGAAATTGCCCTGTGGTTCCCAGAAGGCATTGCAGAATGGCAAAGCTGCATCCGCTCTTGGGTCTATGAGTAA